The DNA window CATCTACCATCGCCGCCCTCGACGCCGACCGGCCGCTGGCCGAGCGCATCGCCGACGTGCCCACCTACCCCATTCGCCGGGACAGCGTCGAGGTCGAGGCGAAAGGCGCGGTGATGGACCGGGTCCGCGAGCAGGTGCTCGCCGACTACGACGACGTGACGACGCTGGACGGGGTCCGCGTGGACCTGGGCGACGCGTGGTTCCTCCTGCGCGCCAGTGGTACCCAGCCACTCGTCAGGGTGACCGCCGAAGCCCGCGAGGACGCACGGGCCGACGAGGTGCTGGCCGAGGCTCGGGAGTGCCTGGCAGCGGCTCTGGAGTAGGAGAATCTCACCGTGACTGACCCAGTCACGGGAGAACGACGCTTATCTGCGGGTCGACCGGGCCTCGCGGATGTCGGCCCCGTCGCGTATCTTATCCTCACACTGCGGACAGACCCGTGGTTTCTCGACGCCGTTTGGCGTGAAGACCCGCGCGTATGCGGCAGTTACGAAATTCTCACAGTTCTGGCATTCCGGCATACACCCTGATAGAAGGAGTATACCGTCTTAATTGTGGTGTCGTGGCAACGACTACCACACGCGTTCAGAAATCGCTCGTGACGCTGTCGTCTTCACCCAGTTCCACCACGCCATCGAACAGGTCCCGGAACTGCGCGACGGTCTCGTCGTCGTGGACGCCCTGGGCGAGGTGGAACATCCCGACGGCGTCGTACTCCTCGAGGAGTTCGAGGATGTCGCCGACGGCCTCGAGGGCCTGCTCCTCGTCGGCGTAGTAGATGAGTTCGGTGACCGAGTCGAAGCTCACGCGCAGCTTGCCGTCGTGGTCCTGCAGGAACTGCTCGGTCTCGGCGACGATGCCGGCCAGGTCGTCGGGCGCGGAGACGTAGCGGACCTGGTCGGACTGACGACGGGTGTAGCCCCGCTCGACCGACAGCGTATCCAGGATTGTCGCGCGCTCCTCGTCGACCTCGTAGTACTCCAGTTTCTGTTTGACTTCGCGGGCGGTGGTCCGCGTCGAGATGACCAACATTGCGTCGGTGTCGGTCGAGAGGAAATCGGTGTCGAGACGGTCGGTCGCCCCGGTACTGGGGTGTACCAGCAGGATTCCGGTGCCCCCCTCCACGGTGTCCGGCGTGTTGTCGATGGCCAGCGTGTACTCCATGTGCCGGAAAGGGCGGGGCGACGGGCATTAACTTTTGCGAGGGACGCCCCGCTCGGCTCAGAACACACTGTCGGCCGTCGCCGCGCCGACGACGCTGAAGATAGCGCCCACGGCGACGGCTTTCACCGTCGTCAGCGCGACCGCTCTCGGCGTCGGGTTCGGCAGTATCCCCGCCTCGACCAGGAAGGTCTGGGGCGCGGTCAGTGCCAGCGCGAGGACTGCCACGGAACCGAAGGCGACGAGCATCAGCGAGACGAACCGAATCGGGACCCCGGCGACCTCGGCCTCCCGCTCTAGGTCCCGGTCGTCGTCGGCCTTGTACAGCGCGCCGTAGCCGATGGCGAAGACGATAGCGACCACGGCGGCCGCGTGGTAACCGGTCATGTTCGACGCCAGCACCCACACCTCCTCGGTGACGACGAAGGGACCGGCCAGCAGGAACCCGCCGACGACCTGCTGGGCCGTGTCGGCGACGCGGTAGCGGCGACGGCGCGACATACTCTCCGGTCCAGCGCCTGGGGCATAACCTTCCCGGACTCCGGGGACAAAGCTGGAGCGGCGGTCGACGCGGCCGCGCCACAGCCGGGCGGTTCCACGACCCCGTCACAGGAATAAAGTGTCGGCCGGCCGAACGGAGCGGTATGAACGCCGATGTCGAAGCGGTCGTACCCGACGACGTCGCGCCCGCGACGCTGCTGTTCGGTGTCGTCGCCGGCCTGGGGCTGGGCTGGACCGGCGGGAGTGTCCTGGCCGGAGCGTCACTCTCTGCGTACCTCCCGTTGCTGGTCTCCATCCTGGCTGCCGGCACCGTGTTGTACGTGGTCCGGACCCAGCGGTAACGCCGAGTCGAAGGGCGTTTTGCCACCGACCGCCCACTCCGGATATGAGCGTCAGCGACGAGTTCGACGACTGGGCCGCCCGCGGGAAGGACCGCGGGATGGAAGACCGCCACTGGCACACCGCAAAGCACGTCCTCGCGCGGATGCCCGTCGAGGCGGGCGACACCGTGCTCGACCTGGGCTCGGGCAGCGGCTACGCCGGCCGCGCGCTGAAGGAGACCGCCGACGCCGGCCGGGCCTACGGTATCGACGCCTCGCCGGCGATGGCCGCAAACGCCCGTTCCTACACCGACGACGGCGACGTGGGCTTTCTGGTGGGCGACTTCGAACACCTCCCCTTCGAGACCGACACCGTCGACCACTGCTTCTCGATGGAGGCCTTCTACTACGCCAGCGACCCCCACGCCGTCCTCGACGAAGTTGCCCGCGTGTTGCGCCCGGGCGGCACCTTCCACTGTGCCGTGAACTACTACGAGGAGAACGTCCACTCCCACGCCTGGGACGAGCTCGTCGAGGTGCCGATGACCCGCTGGAGCGGCCCGGAGTACCGCGAGGCGTTCCGTGAGGCCGGGCTGGCGGTCGCCGTCCAGGACAACGTCCCCGACCGCGAGATAGAGATTCCACCGGCGAGCGAGTTCCCCACCGAGGACTGGGAGACCCGCGAAGCGATGGTCGAACGCTACCGGGAGTTCGGCACGCTCGTCACCGTCGGCGTCGCGCCCTGAAAACAACGTTTTAGATCTCTGTGGTGGGCTGAACTGTTCGACGGCACCGCTAGCAGTGTCTGCCAACTACGGTGCGAACAGCTGGAAAGCCCCGGCCCGTTTCAGTCCCATCCATCGCTGATTGGCCAACCGGCTACGGGTGGGACTGAGCGGAGGCGGAGGCTCCGCGGGGGTCAGGAGATGCGAAGCGTCCCCGGGGACTTTCTGGCTGTTTGTAGTCTCACCGACGCTTACTGCTAGCGGAGGAACCCTTTTGGTAACCACTCGACAAGGTATCCCGTGCCGACTCGCCAGCGAACGTACGTCATCGCAGGACTGCTCGTCCTGCTGGTCGCGCTCTCGATGCTGTTGCTGTCGAGCGTGCTGGCGACCGTCTTCTTCGCGATAACCGTCGCGTACGTGCTCTTCCCACTGTCGGAGTGGTTCGTCGACCGGGGGCTCTCGAAGCGGCTCGCGGCCGCCGTCTCGACGGCTATCGCCTTCGTCGCCGGCTCGCTCGTCCTCGTCCCGCTTGTCGCCGTGCTGTATCGCCGCCGGCGTGACCTCTTTGGCTTCTTCCAGCGACTCCCCGACGAGGTCACCCTCGCCGTGGGGGAGTTCAGCTACCGCATCGACATCCAGTCGTGGCTCGTGACCGCGCGCGACGCCCTCGGGGACGTGGCAGTGCAGTTCGCGAGCGAGACGCCGATTCTCGCCCTGAAGGGCGTCCTCTTTACCATCCTCGTCTACGCGCTGCTCTGGCAGCCCAGCGCCCCGGGGAAAGTCGTCTACCGGACCGTCCCGACGCCGTACCACGACATCGTCGAGCGGTTTCACAGGCGCCTGCGGTCGACGCTGTATGCCATCTACGTCCTGCAGGCGGCGACTGCGTTTGGTACCTTCATCGTGGCCTGGGTGCTGTTCGCCCTGCTGGGGTACAACGGCGCGTTCGCGCTGGCGGTCACCGCCGGTATCCTCCAGTTCGTCCCCGTCGTCGGGCCGAGCGTGGTTATCCTCGCTATCGCCGCCTCGGAAGCCATCGCCGGCGACGCCGTCGGTGCGGTCCTCATCACCGTCCTGGGCCTTACGCTCGTGGGCTTTCTGCCCGACGCGGTCATCCGCCCGCGGCTGGCCCGCTACACGACGGGGATGCCGGCCAGCCTCTACTTCGTCGGCTTCACCGGCGGCGTGCTCTCGCTGGGGATTATCGGCTTCATCGCCGGCCCGGTGATAATCGCGCTGCTGGTCGAGGCGGTGGAACTGCTGGCGACCGAGAACGGATCGGCCGAGACGGAGCCGGCCCAGGCGTCGGAACGACGGTGACCGAGAACGAACCGACGGCGCCGCGCTACGCGTCGGGCGAGCCCGGTTCCAGGGGCCGGTCCTGGGCCTCCCACTCGGTGAGACTGCCCTCGTAGAACTCCACGTCCTCGAAGCCGAGATGCCGGAGCACGACGTAGGTGTGGCTGATGCGCCGTGCCGTGTTACAGTACAGGACGACGCGTTTCTCGGGGACGATGCCGACCGATTCGAGGACTGCGAGCGCTTCCTCCCGGGGGAGTAGCCCCCGGGTCTCGTCGTCGACGAGCTCGCGCCAGTCAAGCAGGACGGCGCCGGGGATGTGCCCCGCGGCGTATTCGGACTCGTCGCGGGTGTCGACGAGGACGGCGTCGGGGTCGTCGCTGGCGGCAGCGACCCGGTCGGCGTCGACCAGCGGCGTCGCTTCGGGCGGATCGACGCTGTAGTCGGTTTCCGCGATGTCGGGCGTCTCGCTGCTGGTCGGCTGTTCCAGTTGCCAGCTGGAGAAATCGCCATCGAGCAGGTACAGTTTCTCGGGGTCGTGGCCCAGCAGCGCCGCCGTCACCAGGAAGCGAGCGGCGAAGACGCCGTGGTGGTCGTCGTACGCGACTATCTCGCTGTCGGCGCTGATACCGGCCGGACCGAGCAGCGACGCCCACTGGCTGTGGCTGGGCAGCATCCCCTCGCTGTCGCCCGACTCCTTCCGGAAGCGGTCGAACGGAATCGAGACTGCACCGGGGAGGTGCGCCATCGCGTCGTACTCCCAGCCGTCCCGCACGTCGACGACGCGCAGTCGGTCGAGGTTGTCCGCCACCCAGTCGGCGGAGACGATATCGGTCATTATCGACGCTTCCGCCTCCGACCGCTTGAAAACTCGGATACAGGTTGCTCGAAGATACCGACAACTGTTGCCGCCTCTGTCAGCTCCTCTCCCCGACGACGGCCTCACGCCTGCCTTTTCAGGGCGACATAATGGGCCACGTTGACAATCACCATTCCTGTTGTAGAGGCAACATATGCCGTCACAGGGGAGGAGTGGCCGTCCATGCCGCCACTCGTGGTAATATATGTATGGTAGACCAACGGTTCAACGCATTATGACTGAATACGCCAACGACGTGCTCGTCTCGGCCGACTGGGCCAGCGAGCACCTGGACGACTTCCAGGACGACGACTCCGACCTCCGACTGGTCGAAGTCGACGTCGACACGGAAGCCTACGACGAGGCCCACGCGCCCGGCGCCATCGGCTTCAACTGGGAGACAGACCTGCAGGACCAGACCACCCGCGACATCCTCTCGAAAGACGAGTTCGAGGCGACGATGGGCGAGGCCGGCATCAGCGAGGACGACACCGTCGTGCTGTACGGTGACAACTCCAACTGGTTTGCCGCCTACACCTACTGGCAGTTCAAGTACTACGGCCACGACGACGTGAAGCTCCTCGACGGCGGCCGCGAGTACTGGCTCGAGAACGACTACGAGACCACGGACGAGGTTCCCGAGTTCTCGGCGACGACCTACACCGCGTCCGGTCCGCGCGAGTCCATCCGCGCCTACCGCGACGACGTCGAGAACGCCGTCGACAAGGAGCTGCCGCTGGTCGACGTCCGCTCGCCCGAGGAGTTCTCCGGCGAGATTCTCGCGCCCCCCGGACTCCAGGAGACCGCCCAGCGTGGCGGCCACGTCCCCGGCGCAGAGAACATCTCGTGGGCCGCCGTCACGAACGACGACGGCACCTTCAAGAGCTACGACGAGCTCGAAGAGCTCTACGCCGAGTACGGCATCGACGGCGACTCCACGACGGTCGCGTACTGCCGCATCGGCGAGCGCTCCTCGGTCGCCTGGTTCGCCCTGCACGAGCTGCTGGGCTACGAGGACACCATCAACTACGACGGCTCCTGGACCGAGTGGGGCAACCTCGTCGGCGCCCCCATCGAGAAGGGCAACTGACCGGGGAGACTGGCGAGGCGGACAACGGAGCGAAGCGACCGCGTCCGCCTCGAATCGGAACGGGGAGCGCAGCGACCCGTGAAGAAGCGCTCTGCGTCTTCGAGCCGCGGTTCCCTTCTCGCAGAGAAGGGCAACTAATCGGTCTCAAACTCGCTGATTTTTTCGCGTGTTGGTCGGATAGCGGTGCCTGAGTCGCTTCTGCAGTTTTATATCCCGAAACTATTGACAGCCAGAAAGCCCCACTGCTCTCAGCTCCCGCGACTCGCTGTGCTCCTCGGCCTGCGGCCTGCGGTGCTTGCATCGCCGGGGTTCGCTGAGAGCAGTGCCCTTTTCAGTCCCACCCGTAGCTGTTTGGCCAGCCGGCATGGGTGGGACTGAAAGGGGCGGCCTGCTACACGAAGGTGGACGACGTAAGCACCGCAATGAGCGGAGCGAGTGAGGAGCGCAACGAGGCCCCCGAGTGTAGCAGGACGGGGCTTTCTGGCTGTTCACACTACGCTCGGTCACAGGTTCAGCCTTGGCTGTCCCTAGCCGTAGATTCAAGACGATAGCACACCAGACAGGGGTGTGGACCGACAGGAACTCGAACGGGTGCTGTCAGAGACGTTCGACGACGCGGGGGCGGCCGGGGTAGTGGCGCGACAGGCCGGCGACATGGCCGACGGGGGGCAGTTCGACGCGGACTTCGGCGGCGAACTCACCGTCGAGACGGTCGTCGAGAACCTGCATGACGCTCCCGACGAGTACGCACTGGCCGAGCGGTGGAACTGGTGGCTGGGGGCCCTGGACCTCTCACACGGTGGGTACGCGCGGTTCAGCGTTCGCCCGGACGTGGGCAGGCAGTCCTAGGCGTCCGCGACCCCAAATTTCGAGCGCCAGCCTCAGAATACTGAGAGCCCGTGAGCCTCTCGTGCGTGGTCGAGGAGTGCCTCCGTCGTCTCGAACTCCTCGCCGCATGTGCACGTGTGGTACGTGGTCGGGGTTTGCTGGCGTGTTGCCATAGCAAACACACCTTGTTCGTCAATCATAATAATTGTTTATGTGGTAGTGTTATCAGTCCACATAACCGGTGGTACCGAATCCCACGGCCGCAGTCCAGCGTACTGTGGCAACGACACATGGGCCATGGTGTACGAGGGTGGCGGCGTTTCAGTACTGCTATTGCGGTTTCTATCGGCAGAGAGACTATACCTGTCCAATGCTAACGAGTGGGAACGACCTTCTCTCCCATGAACCAGCCGGATTCCAAGGCGGCCCATCGCGAGCAGGTGTACGAAGCCTTCGCCGACCGGCGACAGTCGCTCGCGGCGGCCGTCGAGGCCGCGCTTGAGGCCGGTGTGGGTCGCCTCGGTGTCGGAATCGGGTTTCTGACGCGTATCGAGGACGGGACACAGTACATCGAACACGCTGTCGGCGACCACGCAGCGATACAGGCCGGCGAGCAGTGTCCGCTGGACGAGGCCTACTGTCGGCGGACCGTCCAGCTGGACGGGCACCTGAGCGTTCAGGACGCCACGTCGTCGGCCGAGGTCCCCCAGCAGGCCTACGAGGCGTTCGGGCTGGGCTCGTACATCGGCTGCAAGATCGTCGTCGACGAAGACGTCTACGGGACGGTCTGTTTCGCCGACCAGGAGCCGCGCGAGCGACCGTTCTCGGAGGCCGAGGAACTGTTCGTCGAACTCGTCGCTCGGCTGGCCGGCCGGGCTATCGAGCGCCGGGCCTACGAGCGCGAGCAGGCCGAACGGACGGCCCAGATCGAGACCGAGAAACGCCGGTTCGAGGGTATCGCAGAGAACAGCTTCGACGTCCTCTACCGTATCGACACCGACGGCGAACTGACCTACGTTTCACAGGCCGTCGAGCGAGTGCTGGGTTACGAGCCAGACGAACTCGTCGGCGACAACTTCGCGACGCTGGTCAGCGACGGCACGACGCCGTCGGCGCTGTCCGCGTTCACGCGGCTGCTGGACGGCGAGACGGTCCAGGGACTGGAGATCGCGTTCACCCATCGGGACGGCCACCAGGTTTCCATGGAGGTCAACGCGACGCCCATCACGGACGACGACGCCGTCACCGCCGTCCAGGGCGTCGGCCGCGACATCACGGAACGCAAGGAGCGCGAGTCGGAGCTCCGGCTCCGGACCCGGGCGATGGACGCCGCCGAGGTCCCCATCACCATGGCCGACGCCACGGCACGGGACAATCCCATCGTCTACGCGAACGACGCCTTCGAGACGGTCACCGGCTACAGTAAGGGCCAGATAATCGGGAACAACTGCCGGATACTCCAGGGGCCCGGCACCGACGACGAGGGCGTGAGGACACTTCGGGAGGGTATCGACGCCCAGCGACCGGTGACGGCCCAGATTCTGAACTATCGGCGCGACGGGACCCCGTTCTGGAACCGCATCACCGTGACGCCGATCGCCGACGATACCGGAACGGTGACCCACTATCTGGGCTTCCAGCAGGACGTCACCGAGCAACAGCGCATCACCCGCCTCGTCGAACTGCTGAACCGCGTCCTCCGGCACAACCTCCGCAACGAGCTCACCGTCATCGAGGGGTACACCGACTTCATCCACGAGTCGCCCGAGGGGATGGACATTCAGGCGAAGATACGGCGGCCGCTCCGACGGCTGGTGTCGCTCAGCGAGCGCGCCCGTGAGCTGGAGAAAATCGCGAAGGCGGCCCGCGAACCGGACCGAATCGACCCGACCGAACTCCTCTCGGGCGTCGCCGACCAGCATCGTGAGGGCGCGACGGTCGATATCAGCGTCGACACCGACCGGGACATCTGTGCCGGCACCGAGCTTGAGACCGCCATCGACGAGCTGGTGACCAACGCCGTCACCCACGACCCCGACGACCACACGACGGTCTCGCTGTCCGCCCGCGACGACGGCGACTGGGTCGTCGTGACTGTCGCCGACGACGGTCCCGGCATCCCGCCGATGGAGGTCGCCGTCGTCGAAGCAGGCCAGGAGACCCCGCTCGAACACGGGAAGGGGCTCGGGCTCTGGCTCGTCAACTGGGTCGTCACCCAATATGGCGGCTCGTTCCAGCTTTCGGTCGACGACGGCACCGTCGCGACGCTCCGACTTCCCGCTATCGCGGCCGACCAGTCCATCGAGGACGCCGCCCGGCGACCGACGGCGCTGTTACGATAGCCTGAGGGTACAGCCGTGTTTACTGGAACAATTCAGAGAGCCAGAAAGCCCCGTCCTGCTACACTCGGGGGACTCGCTGCGCTCCTCGGCCTCCGGCCTGCGGTGCTTACTTCGTCCACCTTCGTGTAGCAGGCCGCCCCTTTCATCCCGCCCGTAGCCGGTTTGTCAGCCGGCATGGCCGGAATGAAAGGGGCGGGGCTTTCTGGCTGTTCGCGGTCCGGCTCTCCTTCCTAAACACTGCCACCGGGAACTGCCGGTCCTGTCCGGCTGTTCTGCCGGCCAGAACCGACGAAGGCAAACGGCCTGACCGACTACCCTCGCCCAGATGGAGGTCCAGTTCCTGGGTGGGGCCGACGAGATAGGCCGCAGTGCCGTGCTCCTAGACGACTCGCTGTTGCTCGACTACGGGATGGCCAGCGAGTCCCCGCCACAGTATCCGGTCGGCGACGTCGACCCCGACGCCGTCGTGGTCTCTCATGGCCACCTGGACCACGCCGGCGCGGTGCCGGCG is part of the Haloarcula salinisoli genome and encodes:
- a CDS encoding DUF7563 family protein, which gives rise to MPECQNCENFVTAAYARVFTPNGVEKPRVCPQCEDKIRDGADIREARSTRR
- a CDS encoding DUF7090 family protein; protein product: MEYTLAIDNTPDTVEGGTGILLVHPSTGATDRLDTDFLSTDTDAMLVISTRTTAREVKQKLEYYEVDEERATILDTLSVERGYTRRQSDQVRYVSAPDDLAGIVAETEQFLQDHDGKLRVSFDSVTELIYYADEEQALEAVGDILELLEEYDAVGMFHLAQGVHDDETVAQFRDLFDGVVELGEDDSVTSDF
- a CDS encoding DUF2391 family protein — its product is MSRRRRYRVADTAQQVVGGFLLAGPFVVTEEVWVLASNMTGYHAAAVVAIVFAIGYGALYKADDDRDLEREAEVAGVPIRFVSLMLVAFGSVAVLALALTAPQTFLVEAGILPNPTPRAVALTTVKAVAVGAIFSVVGAATADSVF
- a CDS encoding class I SAM-dependent methyltransferase → MSVSDEFDDWAARGKDRGMEDRHWHTAKHVLARMPVEAGDTVLDLGSGSGYAGRALKETADAGRAYGIDASPAMAANARSYTDDGDVGFLVGDFEHLPFETDTVDHCFSMEAFYYASDPHAVLDEVARVLRPGGTFHCAVNYYEENVHSHAWDELVEVPMTRWSGPEYREAFREAGLAVAVQDNVPDREIEIPPASEFPTEDWETREAMVERYREFGTLVTVGVAP
- a CDS encoding AI-2E family transporter, with protein sequence MPTRQRTYVIAGLLVLLVALSMLLLSSVLATVFFAITVAYVLFPLSEWFVDRGLSKRLAAAVSTAIAFVAGSLVLVPLVAVLYRRRRDLFGFFQRLPDEVTLAVGEFSYRIDIQSWLVTARDALGDVAVQFASETPILALKGVLFTILVYALLWQPSAPGKVVYRTVPTPYHDIVERFHRRLRSTLYAIYVLQAATAFGTFIVAWVLFALLGYNGAFALAVTAGILQFVPVVGPSVVILAIAASEAIAGDAVGAVLITVLGLTLVGFLPDAVIRPRLARYTTGMPASLYFVGFTGGVLSLGIIGFIAGPVIIALLVEAVELLATENGSAETEPAQASERR
- a CDS encoding sulfurtransferase, whose amino-acid sequence is MTDIVSADWVADNLDRLRVVDVRDGWEYDAMAHLPGAVSIPFDRFRKESGDSEGMLPSHSQWASLLGPAGISADSEIVAYDDHHGVFAARFLVTAALLGHDPEKLYLLDGDFSSWQLEQPTSSETPDIAETDYSVDPPEATPLVDADRVAAASDDPDAVLVDTRDESEYAAGHIPGAVLLDWRELVDDETRGLLPREEALAVLESVGIVPEKRVVLYCNTARRISHTYVVLRHLGFEDVEFYEGSLTEWEAQDRPLEPGSPDA
- a CDS encoding sulfurtransferase, coding for MTEYANDVLVSADWASEHLDDFQDDDSDLRLVEVDVDTEAYDEAHAPGAIGFNWETDLQDQTTRDILSKDEFEATMGEAGISEDDTVVLYGDNSNWFAAYTYWQFKYYGHDDVKLLDGGREYWLENDYETTDEVPEFSATTYTASGPRESIRAYRDDVENAVDKELPLVDVRSPEEFSGEILAPPGLQETAQRGGHVPGAENISWAAVTNDDGTFKSYDELEELYAEYGIDGDSTTVAYCRIGERSSVAWFALHELLGYEDTINYDGSWTEWGNLVGAPIEKGN
- a CDS encoding PAS domain S-box protein, producing MNQPDSKAAHREQVYEAFADRRQSLAAAVEAALEAGVGRLGVGIGFLTRIEDGTQYIEHAVGDHAAIQAGEQCPLDEAYCRRTVQLDGHLSVQDATSSAEVPQQAYEAFGLGSYIGCKIVVDEDVYGTVCFADQEPRERPFSEAEELFVELVARLAGRAIERRAYEREQAERTAQIETEKRRFEGIAENSFDVLYRIDTDGELTYVSQAVERVLGYEPDELVGDNFATLVSDGTTPSALSAFTRLLDGETVQGLEIAFTHRDGHQVSMEVNATPITDDDAVTAVQGVGRDITERKERESELRLRTRAMDAAEVPITMADATARDNPIVYANDAFETVTGYSKGQIIGNNCRILQGPGTDDEGVRTLREGIDAQRPVTAQILNYRRDGTPFWNRITVTPIADDTGTVTHYLGFQQDVTEQQRITRLVELLNRVLRHNLRNELTVIEGYTDFIHESPEGMDIQAKIRRPLRRLVSLSERARELEKIAKAAREPDRIDPTELLSGVADQHREGATVDISVDTDRDICAGTELETAIDELVTNAVTHDPDDHTTVSLSARDDGDWVVVTVADDGPGIPPMEVAVVEAGQETPLEHGKGLGLWLVNWVVTQYGGSFQLSVDDGTVATLRLPAIAADQSIEDAARRPTALLR